The Venenivibrio stagnispumantis genome has a segment encoding these proteins:
- a CDS encoding tetratricopeptide repeat protein, whose translation MKKIHILSLSLIALIFIFAFIYNLEKEKTLTEKCMKNNDVKTCEILCKEKNKSESCNNLGEMYYYGEGVEQDYVKAVGFFKKACDAGSAKGCYNLGEMYYYGEGVKQDYVKATGLFKKACDAGSTEGCNNLGEMYYYGEGVEQDYVKA comes from the coding sequence ATGAAAAAAATACATATTTTATCACTTTCTTTAATTGCACTCATATTTATATTTGCATTTATTTATAACTTAGAAAAGGAAAAAACTTTAACTGAAAAATGTATGAAAAATAATGATGTAAAAACTTGCGAAATTTTATGCAAAGAGAAAAATAAATCAGAGAGCTGTAATAATCTTGGAGAAATGTATTATTATGGAGAAGGGGTAGAACAAGATTATGTAAAAGCTGTTGGGTTCTTTAAAAAAGCTTGTGATGCGGGAAGTGCTAAGGGATGTTATAATCTTGGAGAAATGTATTATTATGGAGAAGGGGTAAAGCAAGATTATGTAAAAGCTACTGGGTTATTTAAAAAAGCTTGTGATGCGGGAAGTACTGAGGGATGTAATAATCTTGGAGAAATGTATTATTATGGAGAAGGGGTAGAACAAGATTATGTAAAAGCT